The genomic region AACTTCAATGCAAGGCATTGCAGTTTTAAATTCTTAATTTTCCATTTTACGATGTTGTCAGTAATTAAATCTTCACAATCGGATTTGGTTGTTGCAGGTAGCATTTCATGCACTGAAATTTGCTAAACCAGTTACAGAACTTGGGAATAAAATTGCAAGGAGAATGTGGATCGAAGGTCCGTATGTAGCGATTTATCTTAGTCTCGAAATAGAATTGTTGGTTGAAACAGGTTGTCCCACAGGCTTAGGTGCCGATTATGACATCGTTATATACAAAGATTTGGAGTCTAATCCCGAATCTCTTACTAAAAAGTCAAACATTAGTTGTGCTCTTCATGCTTTAGAATCTGCACGCCTGCACGGTACATTCAAATTCTAGACGTTTCTATGCTTGAAAAACTCTATGCTAAATAACTTAAATTTTTGAAATAAATATGCAGACTTTACATTGAAAATTCGAAAGCAGAGTTTGGATAATGTGGTCAAAATCGAGATGTTGACTCGAGATGGTGAGCTCAACTAGTACACAAACACATCACatcagttattttttttttttttttttttttttttttatcaatatacAGTTTGTAATGATCCAATCTGTACAAAGCCATGTTTGCTCCTGTAACTTCTAATACAGTAAATTGATCAAGGTAAATTATTATGTGTAGTTAATTTCATTCCACAGTTGACTAACATAGCTTGTGATCCCTGCAAATAGTAGCACAAAATCAAGTAACAGTAACTGTGAGCAACAACAAAAGTAAAATGGTTATATTTTGTTACATTTCAGTGCATTGATGATAGTCAAATCATGTTACAAAGATCATGACCCATTTTGTCACAACAAAAGATACAACTCATTTACAGATCCTAACATGTTCAGCAGGTAAAGGAGCCTCACAAAACCATTGATGATTGAGAGCATCTTTTGCAGAAATCCTCTTACTCGGATCATATGTCAAAAGCTTATTCAACAAATCAAGTCCCAGCTCAGTCAGCATAGGCGCACCAGTAAATGTAGCCGCACCAAATCTTCTTCTCAACGTATTAAACGGCTGCTTCACAAGCTTTGCTTTAACACCTGGCAGTTTCGAATAGCCAGGCCATATCGTATCATTCGGGGTGCCAAGAGTTCGAAAAATCTTGTCAATTTGTTCAAGTTCTTTATTACCATCAAAAAGCGGTTTCTTTGATAACATTTCGGCCATTATACAACCAACCGACCACATATCAATAGCAGTTGTATAATTTTTCAACCCGAGAAGAAGTTCAGGTGCCCTGTACCAAAGAGTAACAACTAATGGAGTATACGGTTTTGTAGGACTACCATGTAATCGAGCCATCCCGAAATCACAAATCTTTAACTCACCATTGTTGTTTAATAATAAATTTGATGTCTTCAAATCCCTGTGCATAACCCAATTATCATGAAGATATGATAACCCTGATAACAGTTGCAACATAAGGCGTTTGACCTCACTTTGACTAAACGGTTGCTTCATTCGATCCATGTATCCTTTGAGTTCATGATCAATATAATCCATGACCATATAAACGCCATTAAAGTCATCCATAACAACTTCCTTGATTTCAACAACAGACGGGTGCTGCAACAATGAAAGAGTGTTGATCTCACGTAAAGCTGTTATTGGAAAACCTTCACTATCCTTTCCTAACTTAACCTTCTTCAATGCAACAATTTCTCCAGTTTTTTTATCCCTAGCTTTGTATACAACACCATATGTTCCTTCACTAATCTTCCCAAGTCTCTCATACTCAAACACGTTCCTACATGATGGCATCATGTCAAAACCAGAACACACCCCGACTtcaagatcatcatcatcatcatcttctgaaCTTGAGTAATCCATTCTAGCAACAGCAACCTTATCATCAACATAATGTGGCTGCTCATTCTCAGTAGACAAAGATGACAACACATCATTACCATTAGAACCTTCTCTCTGAAACTCACCACTTTCAGGACTTGAATTGTTATTATGCGATGCCAATTTCGGGGAATCATCAAATGCCCACTTTGATTTGGACAATTTCCTTTCCTCAACATATCCTCCCTCTTCGATCTCGACATCTTCATCACGCACTTCACGAGTTTCTGCAGCAACAAAATTTGGCACTTCCAACCCATCTGAAACATTAGAAACAACAGACTCGACAGAAGAAATTTGAAACTCACTGTCAGTAGCAAGTGAACATTTTTCAATATCAACATCTGCAATAACATCCTGCAATTTCCCAAAATCTTTAGAAGATTTCGGAGAAGACAATCGAGAAAAAACAGAACCTGTAAGTCTGTTCTTAGATGAAATCTTCACCTTCTTCTCAACCCTATCATTCCAGACAACAGGTGAAAATTTTCTTTTCTTGATACAGTCAACTTCATTGTATCTGCAAACTGAGCTTCTAGTAAACTCAGTGCTCGAAATTCGAGAATTCAAGTAGCTATGCCTCGAAACATTCTGTCGTCCTGCCGCCATAATCAGTAACACCAACAACCGACTTTTAAGCAACCAAATTCGAATCCAAATAACAGTGCaaaattacaaataataaaaaaaaaattaccaaaccCTAGATCAGATCCAGGAAACCCCCCAATTATAAGTGAAACCCTAAACTTTCAGCAGCTTGAATAACTTTTTTTTATTCAGAACAAATACAAAATAAACTCTTTATTTGAAACCCCTAACAATACCCTAATTATTAAAAAGCAATATATATTTTCAAATCGTAAGGAAAAAAACGAACCCTAATTCGTGAAATCAATCAATCAATATGAATACATCAGAGATCAATCGATCAAGTGATTATGCGATTAATGATATTAGATATCGAATCGGACGATCTTCTTTTTTATCGAACCTCAAATTAAGAGGCCGAAAAACAATCAAAGGCGTTGATATTTCTTACCGGAGCGCGGATCTTCAATCTCCGATGAATTACGACGGTGGATGAAACAGATCGACGGTTGAGATTGATAGATCTAGATTCGAACAGCGTCTCAAAACCTTATCCTTCAACGATCGCCGCCCTCAATCGAATTTTTATGTTTATTTGTGTTAAAATAAGATCTCGTTTGCGTGTACGATAATTTACGTGTATCTGAGGCGGTGACATACGTACAGGTTTCCTATTTGGGCTTTCGAACTGGGCCTCTATATTTTTAAACTGGGCCTCTATATTTTTGAACTCAAATTAAGATTGTAAGTCACAAAATTTTTAATGAACTGGCCCACTATAGTTGCGAACTAGGTCTGCTGCAAGGTGCAGCTCTCAACACTCAACAAAAGTTTGAAGCTATTTTTTATTTATGACTAACAACCCATTAATGGCAACAATGGTGAAATATAATGTTGTAATTGGTATTTTTCAAATAATCTGATAGTGTAAAACTTGAAGAGTTGAAGGTATAAAGACATTTTTGAGCCATGTGTGAGCTTTCTATAGGTATTGCATGTAAAGTATGAAATGGTTTGGACTGAAATACACAAATCTCAAATCTCTTGGTATTGGGCTTAGTTCACATGAATGCTAATGTACTCCGTAATTGTATTTGATGGTTAGATGATTTTAAACAGCTTATatatacaataacaacaacaacaacactcaATCCCGCACATACGagttatggggaggtgagatgtagacaatccttcctctaccgtaGAGTAAGAGAGAAGTCGTTTCTTTAACCATGAGTCGAGGCCCATAGTAAGAGAAAGTCATCCCATTCTCTACTCTAGggcagagagattgcttccgtgggaACCTCcggccccaaaaaaaaaaaaaaaaaaaaaaaactgaaaagaaAAAGAGACTCCATGAAAATAGtttaatcaaattttcatgggttttaaaggctgcctgaaaatcaatttaggctcaaagcggcagtcaagacgccactatatcgacgcttgttgttgcctcaataaattgagccaaaaaaaaaaaaactagtaaaCAGAAACTCGAAAggcatgccaggtggaagttgttgcaaaagcaaagagccaaccacccgtaacaaaccaaacaccactcatgcacctttacggtagacatcaCCGAAGCCACACAACTAAAGGAAACCAACCAGGCTCACGAGCAAAGAGGGTCGTCCTCAGCCATAAtagccccaagatgcaccgaacgatgcgaagcaCCAaaatcatacatacatacatacatgcatgcatgcatgcatgcatattcgtacatacacacatacacaaacCTATATACATGCCTACATACATCCGTACACAAACAAACCTAcgcacatacacacatacatacatacaaacatacatacatacatacatacatacatacatacatacatacatacatacatacataccatGCACACTAACATAAGCATACatattacatacatacatacatacatacatacatacatacatacatacatacatacatacatacctacaAAAAGCATAAACATACATGCAAAAGCAAACATACCTACAAACAAAAGCATACGTCCATACATAGACCTATAAACCTACATCATACATACATATATGCCAAAACAAACAACATACATCAAACATACATAGATGCATAAAACAAACATCTTAACATcatacatacatagatacataCAAAAGCATAAACATACATGCAAAAACCAACATACCTATAAACCTACATCATACATACATAGAACACTAAGAAAGAAGATACATAAGCATACGTCCATCTTTGTATACCAGCAAACAAAAGCCTACCTACAAACATAAGCATAAAAACATACATTCCAAAAACCTACATACATGTAAACATCCATaaacatacgtacatacatacgaACAAACAAACATGCATGCACACATACACAAACATACAaaaacatacatataatattaaacAAAATAGTACATAAAGACAATAAGGAGGATAGtactagtaatacaaataatagtatCAATAACTAATAATTAATAGAAAAAGTAATAgtattaacaataagaaataataatagtaatatgctAAAAATGGTAAgcagtaatattaatagtagtaatagtaaaagataataataatacagagtacAATAATAGTGaaagtattagtagtaataataataataataataataataataataataataataataataataataataatgagagtagtagtagtaataataataatacaaataatgatacaagaaataatattgctaatacacaatacaaataataataataataataataataataataataataataataataataataataataataataataataataataataataataataataaatatattagtagcGTAGCActacaaataaaaataataataataataataataataaaatacgcaccctactcgactattcttattctagccctccacgcattcctatcagaagtcatgtcctcggtcaacaaAAGCTCCTTCAAGTCGAGCCTTAGTCTATCAACCCACCTACGAGTAGGTTTACCCCTTCTCCTAACGCCGTCGACcgtgagtgcctcgactctcctaaccggggcagttcgtggtcgcctcatcacatgcccaaaccatcgaagtcgttcttctcttagcttgtcgataaTGCTTCCAATTCCAAGGCTTTCCCTAAACACACTATTTGGAATCATATCTAACATGGTCCTGCTAaatgtccacctaagcatcctcatttcagccacctccatccttctctcttgggccttcgtcattggccagcaTTCTGATCCGTACAAtatggcaggtctaattgccaccttgaggaatttccctttcaatttgagcggaatcttcttgtcgcacaagacccctttcgctgccctccacttcaaccaacctaccttaatacgatggGTCACGTCTTCATCCATCCTCCCCATTTATGGAGGACCGAGCCTAGATATCTAAACAAATCTTGTGGgtgcaagatctggtccccaatgCTGATATTCACTCCAGTGTTTTGTTCATCTTCAACGCTGTTGAAATCACACCTAAGATATTCTGTCTTTTGTCTACTGATCCTTAGACCATTTTGTTCTAAGGCCTCCCTCCATTGTTCTAGTCTTCTATTAAGCTCTTCTTTGGAATCCGCTACAAGCACAATATCATCAGTAAAAATCAGACTCCATGTGATGTTCTCTTGTATTCCTCGAGACAGCTCATCGAGAATCAAAGCGAAAAGGAAAGGGCTTAGGGCAGATCCCTGGTGCAAGCCTACTTCTATCGGGAAATACTCTTTGTTTCCCACAGGCGTCCGAACGCAGGACTTCGCCCCTTCGTACATATCCATAATTGCtctaatatatctacttgggataccTCTACCATTTAGGGTCTTCCAAATTAACTTTCGCGAAACACAATCATAGGCCTTTTCTAAGTCTAGGAAGACCATCTCTAGGCTCTTTTGcttttccctatacttctccataacgcttcttataatatgaattgcctccattgaagagcgccctggcatgaaaccaaattggttttccGAAACTGTGGTTtcgcgtcgaagtctagtctcaatcactctctcccaaagcttcatggtatggctaagtaattttatgcctctgTAATTACCGCAGATTTGGGCATCCCCTTTATTTTTGAAGATGGGAATAATCTCGCTGCGTCTCCATTCAATGGGCATTTTATAGCTTCTAAACGTCTTATTGAAAAGACACGTCAACCACCTAACGCCATCATCGCCCAGGCACCGCCACACCTCTATTGGAATCTTGTCTGGTCCAATAGCTTTGTTTCTACCCATCTTTCGTAGTGCCACTCTTACTTCTCCTGGCTGATCCTCCTATAGAAATTGTTGTTCTGGAATTGACCTATACCACAGTCACGCGGTTCCTCTTGGCGCCCGGGTACCCCTCAAACGAAAAGAGATGAGAAATAaacttcccatcttttcctaatttcgtcttccttcactatggtttgaccggcttcatctttgataaacttgatgttatctatATCCCTCCTCCTACGCTCTCTAGCTTTTGCAATCCTGTAGATATCATTAGCTCCTTCTTTAGAATCTAGTTTCTTGTAAAAATCTTCATACGCTTTATCTTTTGCACGTGCAACAGCCTTCTTAGCTTCCCTTTTGGCTTCTTTATATCTCTCTTCTGCCCTAGTTCTATCCTCAAGTGTTCCCTCCCTGCAagtaatgagctccctaaaccttagTTACTTAAGCGCGACTTTGGTTTGGACCTCATCGCTAATCCACCATGATTCTCTACTAGATTTGTGTCCTCGCGATGTCCCTACTACCACACCTAAGGCTTCCTTGGCTACATCTCTAGTAGTGGAAGCCAGACTATTCCACATCTGATCCGCGTCACCATGAGTAGCAATTTACACTCCTGCCTCTACTCTTTCCAAAACCGAAGCTTTAAAAGTTTCGGCTTTCACTCCATTTAGATTCTTCCATAGGATCCTAGGTTGGACGGGTTTCGCGCTCCTGGAAGCCCGCCTCTGCAAGGCCAGGTCCATGACCAATAATATGTGTTGGGTGGAACAGGTCCATGTAGTCAGAACTCTACAGTCTCTGCAAGCCCTACGCTCCCCTTTGCGAAGCAGCAAATAGTCAATCTGGGTACTATGGCCCCCACTGTGGAAAGTAGCTAGTTGAGCTTCCGTCTTCCTAAAGAAAGAGTTTGCAACAGCCAAATCATGGGCAGCAGCAAAATCGAGAATAGAGCGTCCTTCTTCATTTCGGACTCCATACCCAAAGCCCCCATGGACACCCGTATATCCGTCTGAATCCGTGCCTATATGTCCATTAAGGTCTCCCCCAATAAGTAAACGATGGTCAGCGGGGCAACTCCTCACGACTTCATCTAACGAATCCCAAAAGCTTCTTTTTTCTTCTTCACCCAAACCAGCGTGAGGTGCGTAAGCGCTAATGACCATGTAAGTCTCCTCATGAATAACTAATCTTATTGACATAATCCTATCACTACATCTACCTACGCCCACAATATTATCCTTATACGGATGTCCTAAAATGATTCCAACCCCGTTTCTAGCTACCGTAGAACCCGAAAACCACAACCTGTAGTCTTCAATGTCAACCGCCTCTTGACCCTTCCATCTGGTTTCTTGAACACACAAAATATCCACCTTACTCTTACGTAAGGTCTCAACAAGCTCAAAGGATTTGCTAGTCAAAGATCCTACATTCCAACTCCCTACTCTAATCTTAACCGGGTCCGCTAACCTATTGCCAACTCTAAACCCTCTAGACCTAACCGCCCCTAAGTAAGGAGGACATGACCTCACGTGACCATCTCTACTACCCGAGTCTATCTTACTCTATATGATAAACAAAGGTAGGAGAGGTAATataatataaatagatataataatttaataataataataaagtaataatattattaataaaaataatttagtatcaataataataaatcagaaaaataatataatatagtgaTAAAAACCAAGGATAATACAAAAcaagttatataaaaaaatatatagtcAATAAAAGTGGGTGAAGATTACCACCCAACACAGAAGACGAGTAGAAACAGACAACCAGAGTAGTAATAAAGAACTCCTACTTGTATATAgtctaaaaataaataattaataattatatcagTCAATAtgcaaaactaatatatatataagcatgAGAATCATAGTATAACACAGAAAAAAGCATGTAACAGCGAAAGAGAAGAAGAGAGTGAAAGATGTAACCGGCCAGAGATCTTACTTCCGGCAGAGTGTCCGGCGTTCGTCCTATCAGCGACTGTTCGGGAACCTGCAAAAACAATGAACGAGTTGATCTGGACATAGATTCGTTCGCGGTGCTGTAGAACTCGTTGAACCAGACCGGAAAAGCTTGAAAAAGGCCGGAATCAAACCTACAAAACTTGCCGGAAAAATTTCTGGTGCGTGTGTGCACCGTTTCCAGTGAAAGTTAGTGTATTAGGTTCGTCCGCATAATTTGAAAATTATGAGGATGGTGGTAGCTCCTAATTTTCAGTAATTTAGATGAAAATTTTTGATACTAGATTTTGGTAACTCTCGGGTATATCcgcttatatataatataatacggagtataatataaTATAGGCCCGGTCCAATGATGGCCCAATAGGTAGATTTGTCAAGGGCCCATATATTTTAGTGGCCCAAATAATATTAAAAACCAGGTTATTGTACGAAGGCCCTAAATTAAAGAATTAAGGGtccaaagaaaaaaaaaaaaaacagtgacGTATCCAGACTTCCAACTTAAGCAATACGCTAGCTACGTCAGTACGTCCGCTCGACTTCTGCTTCATCGATGatactttttaattattaaaatctcAATTGATTCTGCCTTCATCGATCTGCTCTCTGTTATTGTTACATGTATTAGTAACTCTACTATTAGTAAGTGTTACTccatatttattatttaaatttcTAACGGATTTATGCAAATATGTACTCCGTAGACCGTAATACATGATAATGCCTAATCTAATTAGTTATGTTGGCATTCAGCCATTCACCATTGTCTTTCTACTACTAAGAATTTATTTGTATTTTGATTTCTTTGATTGTTGCCTTGTTGGTGTTTAGTATAatgtatattaatttaattttactTAGTTAATTTTTATATGTCTAACTTTTAAATTTTGATTTGTATGTTGTATATTTATGATAAGATATAAGATTGATTCAAGTTTTGTTGTATGATTATTGATTTGGTGATAAGATTAGGGATGACTCCTAGACAATTATTCGATTATGAAAAACGTAAGAGAAAAagacaaaatgaataaatgaaacagtcTCAAGCTAGTGCACTACTTAAGTTTTTTTCAATAAACCGAGTTACTAAAGAGCATGTGCAACGCATCAATAATGATGAGGTTCATGTGCATTATCTTGGGCACAACATCCAAAACGAGCTGATTTTTATGTTAGGTTAAGAGGTTAAAAAACAAATCATAAAAGAGGTAAAGGCAGCAAAGTACTACTCAATCATACTTGATTGTACTCCTGATTCAAGTAATCAAGAACAAATAAGCATGATAGTGAGGTATTTTAAGTTCACATCTAATTTCGTTATTGTTGAGGAGTCTTTTTTAGGCTTTTTAAACGTTAAAGACACCACCAGAAAATGTCTATTCGAAATTACACTTGAGGAGTTATTAGTCTTGATGTAATTGATATGCGTGGTCAAGGATATGACGATGGTGCAAACATGGAAGGAATAAATAATGGAGTGCAATCGAGATATTTAAAGGAGAATCCAAGAGCATTTTACACTCCTTGTGGTTGTCATTTACTTAATCTTACATTATGTGATATGGCTAACAGTTGCGTTAAAGGAAATAACATTTTTGAACAGATCCAACGTATATATACTATTTTTCATAATTCTATTAATCGGTGGgaaatttgaaaagaaaatattaaAGATTTGACTCTTAAGCCATTGTCTCAAACTCGTTGGGTACGTCATGTTGAGTATCTTAACGGTATTAAAACGCAACTTTTTGACATACGAGAAACTTTACTTGAAGTTGGAGAAAAAGATAATGATCCTGCAATTGCTAGTGAAGCAAATTCAATAGCAGATCAAGAACTTGGTGAATTTGACTTTTTAGCATCAATTGTCATTTGGTATCAAGTATCAAACGAGGTGAACATTGTGAGCAAGAATTTACAATCAAAGGATATGCATATCGAGATTGCTATTAAAGAAATAAACAGTTTGGTTGACTACTTCAAGGATTAAAGAGAAACTATTTTTTTCAAAAGCAACTGATGAAGCTAAGTAGATTACGAAAACGTTTGGTTCATAGAAAAAAAGATTTGATGAGAGTTCAAGTAGTCAGGAAGTTTCATTTACTCCTGAAGAGGCTTTTAGAGTAAATTATTTCTTATACATTGTGGATAAAACTATTCTTTCTCTTGAAACACGATTTTATCCATTTACAACCTATGAGAAATTATTTGGTTTATTATTTCTGCATAATTTGAGGGGAGTTGAAGATAAAGATCTAAAGTCATCTTGTGATTCTATGGAAAATGCACTCAGGTATAAGGAATATTGGATATCAGTGGTCATGAGCATTATATGGAGTTGAATAAATTTGACATAATAGGAGCCGGTGAATTTAAGAATCCTTTAGATGTTCCGATGCATATGATTAAGGCTCAAGCAAATTTTTCTAACGCAAGGATTTCATATAGAATATTATTGACTATCCGAGTTACACTAGCATATGCGGAAATGAGCTTTTCAAAGCTGAAATTATTGAAATCTTACCTACGATCCATGATGTCCCAACAAAGATTGAGTGGATTGGTGATGTGGACTATCGAGAATGAAATCTTAGAGAGTATAAACTGTGAAGAGGTGATTAAACAATTTCCTACCAAGAATGTTAGAATAGCTTCAAAAACTATTTGTTAGTTATAACGGTATGTAATTCTAATTTCATAGTCTTTATGTTTATTAATATGACGTTAGTTGTCGTTTTTTAAAATAACTTATATTGTTCGTTATGGCCTAA from Rutidosis leptorrhynchoides isolate AG116_Rl617_1_P2 chromosome 9, CSIRO_AGI_Rlap_v1, whole genome shotgun sequence harbors:
- the LOC139867981 gene encoding uncharacterized protein; translation: MRGQGYDDGANMEGINNGVQSRYLKENPRAFYTPCGCHLLNLTLCDMANSCVKGNNIFEQIQQNIKDLTLKPLSQTRWVRHVEYLNGIKTQLFDIRETLLEVGEKDNDPAIASEANSIADQELGEFDFLASIVIWYQVSNEVNIVSKNLQSKDMHIEIAIKEINSLKKRFDESSSSQEVSFTPEEAFRVNYFLYIVDKTILSLETRFYPFTTYEKLFGLLFLHNLRGVEDKDLKSSCDSMENALRYKEYWISVVMSIIWS
- the LOC139865732 gene encoding uncharacterized protein; protein product: MAAGRQNVSRHSYLNSRISSTEFTRSSVCRYNEVDCIKKRKFSPVVWNDRVEKKVKISSKNRLTGSVFSRLSSPKSSKDFGKLQDVIADVDIEKCSLATDSEFQISSVESVVSNVSDGLEVPNFVAAETREVRDEDVEIEEGGYVEERKLSKSKWAFDDSPKLASHNNNSSPESGEFQREGSNGNDVLSSLSTENEQPHYVDDKVAVARMDYSSSEDDDDDDLEVGVCSGFDMMPSCRNVFEYERLGKISEGTYGVVYKARDKKTGEIVALKKVKLGKDSEGFPITALREINTLSLLQHPSVVEIKEVVMDDFNGVYMVMDYIDHELKGYMDRMKQPFSQSEVKRLMLQLLSGLSYLHDNWVMHRDLKTSNLLLNNNGELKICDFGMARLHGSPTKPYTPLVVTLWYRAPELLLGLKNYTTAIDMWSVGCIMAEMLSKKPLFDGNKELEQIDKIFRTLGTPNDTIWPGYSKLPGVKAKLVKQPFNTLRRRFGAATFTGAPMLTELGLDLLNKLLTYDPSKRISAKDALNHQWFCEAPLPAEHVRICK